From one Brevibacterium sp. 'Marine' genomic stretch:
- a CDS encoding cold-shock protein, which yields MAQGTVKWFNAEKGYGFITLEGDNQDVFVHWSAIQMDGYRSLEEGQQVQFEVGEGQKGPQAESVTLL from the coding sequence ATGGCACAAGGTACCGTCAAGTGGTTCAACGCTGAAAAGGGCTATGGATTCATCACCCTCGAAGGCGACAACCAGGACGTGTTCGTTCACTGGAGCGCAATCCAGATGGACGGCTACCGCTCTCTCGAAGAGGGCCAGCAGGTTCAGTTCGAAGTAGGAGAAGGACAAAAGGGTCCTCAGGCGGAGTCCGTCACCCTCCTCTGA
- a CDS encoding LytR C-terminal domain-containing protein has protein sequence MTDEFDEIEPGRRSGAHRQESAASSNIGAISLVIILALVAVLLVVAAINIIFSSMGNPESKIADPPASESTSAEPSPSESEVSVADDSITVDVLNGSGVSGAAKKFSEAVEEKGWKLGQVGNYSTNLTDSTVYYNGEENASQAKLVAKSLGVSATEASSDFEADITVVICSDIADRGPEPSEGGDSE, from the coding sequence ATGACCGACGAATTCGACGAGATCGAGCCCGGCCGGCGCAGCGGTGCCCATCGACAGGAATCCGCGGCGTCGTCGAACATCGGTGCCATCTCGCTGGTCATCATCCTCGCCCTGGTCGCGGTCCTGCTGGTCGTGGCCGCCATCAACATCATCTTCTCCTCGATGGGCAACCCCGAATCGAAGATCGCCGATCCTCCGGCTTCCGAATCAACATCGGCCGAACCCTCGCCGAGCGAGAGCGAAGTCAGTGTCGCAGACGACTCGATCACCGTCGACGTCCTCAACGGCTCCGGCGTCTCCGGCGCTGCGAAGAAGTTCTCCGAGGCGGTCGAAGAGAAGGGCTGGAAGCTCGGCCAGGTCGGCAACTACTCGACGAATCTCACGGATTCGACGGTGTACTACAACGGCGAAGAGAACGCCTCGCAGGCCAAGCTCGTCGCCAAGTCGCTGGGAGTCTCGGCCACGGAGGCCTCGTCCGACTTCGAAGCCGATATCACCGTCGTCATCTGTTCGGACATCGCCGATCGCGGACCCGAGCCCAGCGAAGGCGGGGACTCGGAGTGA
- a CDS encoding DUF3263 domain-containing protein: MPPNDDTSELSELEVAVLEFERRWWKYGGAKDHAIRERFDMSATSYFQILNSLLDNPAALASDPMLVKRLRRIRSTRQSERAQARVSR, encoded by the coding sequence ATGCCGCCGAATGACGACACCTCAGAACTGAGCGAGCTCGAGGTGGCCGTTTTGGAATTCGAGCGGCGGTGGTGGAAATACGGTGGCGCCAAGGATCACGCGATCCGTGAGCGCTTCGACATGTCCGCCACCAGCTACTTCCAGATACTGAACTCGCTTCTCGACAACCCTGCAGCACTGGCCAGCGACCCCATGCTGGTCAAGCGCCTTCGCCGAATCCGCAGCACGCGGCAGAGCGAACGCGCCCAAGCCCGCGTCTCGAGGTAG
- a CDS encoding aldehyde dehydrogenase family protein produces the protein MSEFPEAKNWKMLIGGQWVDAADGDTTDVITPIDRNVVIATVPNGKEADADRAVQAARKAFPEWAALPFKERQKKLLACADALDAASEELAQLTALDTGNAIRTQARPETITLADLFRYMGGVAGEVKGNTLPAGDKQLQYTKRVPLGVVAGILPWNSPLMIAAFKTPAAIAAGNTIVLKCAEDAPLTILKMAEIIADILPAGVLNVVTGKGSVIGEALNVHPDVDKVSFTGSTSVGRHVAEVAGGRLAHSSMELGGKSPNIIFPDSNDDDTLEQVLLSTRFARQGQSCTMGSRLFLHEDIYDDFLAKLVDAVSKMKVGDPRDESTDIGCIINEKQFDQVASYIEMGKSMDGVEIAYDGSDSLTVGEPGFYHAPVIFSKAKNDWQTSREEIFGPVLSVIPWKDIDEVIDMANDSDFGLAAFVFTKDVDAALTMANRIESGWVQVNQGGGQLAGQSYGGMKTSGFGREASLEGMLEGFTQIKQVNIRIR, from the coding sequence ATGTCGGAATTCCCAGAGGCCAAGAACTGGAAGATGCTCATCGGCGGTCAGTGGGTCGATGCCGCTGACGGCGACACCACCGATGTCATCACCCCGATCGACCGCAACGTCGTCATCGCCACGGTGCCCAACGGCAAGGAGGCCGATGCCGACCGCGCCGTCCAGGCCGCGCGGAAAGCCTTCCCCGAGTGGGCGGCCCTGCCGTTCAAGGAGCGCCAGAAGAAGCTTCTGGCCTGCGCCGATGCTCTCGACGCCGCCTCGGAGGAGCTCGCCCAGCTGACTGCTCTCGACACCGGCAACGCGATCCGCACCCAGGCTCGCCCGGAGACGATCACGCTCGCCGACCTGTTCCGCTACATGGGCGGGGTCGCCGGTGAGGTCAAGGGCAACACCCTGCCCGCCGGAGACAAGCAGCTGCAGTACACCAAGCGCGTGCCGCTGGGCGTCGTCGCCGGCATCCTGCCGTGGAACTCGCCGTTGATGATCGCCGCCTTCAAGACGCCGGCCGCGATCGCCGCGGGCAACACGATCGTCCTCAAATGCGCCGAAGATGCGCCGCTGACGATCCTCAAGATGGCCGAGATCATCGCCGACATCCTGCCTGCCGGCGTGCTCAACGTCGTCACCGGCAAGGGGTCGGTCATCGGTGAGGCCCTCAACGTCCACCCGGACGTCGACAAGGTCTCATTCACCGGGTCGACGAGCGTCGGCCGACACGTCGCCGAGGTGGCCGGTGGCCGTCTCGCGCATTCGTCGATGGAGCTCGGCGGCAAGTCCCCGAACATCATCTTCCCGGACTCGAACGACGACGACACCCTCGAGCAGGTGCTGCTCTCGACCCGCTTCGCCCGTCAGGGGCAGTCGTGCACGATGGGTTCGCGACTGTTCCTCCACGAGGACATCTACGATGACTTCCTGGCCAAGCTCGTCGACGCGGTGTCGAAGATGAAGGTCGGCGACCCCCGCGACGAGTCCACCGACATCGGCTGCATCATCAACGAGAAGCAGTTCGACCAGGTCGCCAGCTACATCGAGATGGGCAAGTCGATGGACGGCGTCGAGATTGCCTATGACGGCTCCGATTCGCTGACGGTCGGCGAGCCCGGCTTCTACCACGCACCCGTGATCTTCTCGAAGGCGAAGAACGACTGGCAGACCAGCCGTGAAGAGATCTTCGGCCCCGTCCTCTCGGTCATCCCGTGGAAGGACATCGACGAGGTCATCGACATGGCCAACGACTCCGACTTCGGTCTCGCGGCCTTCGTCTTCACCAAGGACGTCGACGCGGCCCTGACCATGGCCAACCGGATCGAGTCCGGCTGGGTCCAGGTCAACCAGGGCGGCGGTCAGCTGGCCGGACAGTCCTACGGCGGCATGAAGACCTCCGGTTTCGGACGCGAGGCATCGCTGGAGGGTATGCTCGAGGGCTTCACCCAGATCAAGCAGGTCAACATCCGCATCCGCTGA
- a CDS encoding uracil-DNA glycosylase, translating to MTSTPPLTEIMSPDWASALAGVEERIHSMGDFLREEIAAGRAYLPSGDFVFRAFAEPLSEVKVLIVGQDPYPTPGHAIGLSFAVDPDVRPLPRSLGNIYQELESDLGIPPAQHGDLRAWSRQGVMLLNRALTVSPGEPASHRGKGWEEITERAITALIERDQPLVAILWGRDARNLAPLLTSGTAEVAIIESAHPSPLSARRGFFGSRPFSRTNELLAQKGIDPIEWALPDLN from the coding sequence ATGACGTCGACGCCTCCGCTGACCGAGATCATGTCCCCCGATTGGGCGAGCGCCCTGGCCGGAGTGGAGGAGCGGATCCACTCGATGGGCGACTTCCTCCGCGAGGAGATCGCCGCCGGCCGCGCCTACCTGCCCTCCGGGGATTTCGTCTTCCGCGCCTTCGCCGAGCCGCTGTCCGAGGTCAAGGTCCTCATCGTCGGTCAGGACCCCTACCCGACGCCCGGCCACGCCATCGGACTGTCATTCGCCGTCGACCCCGATGTCCGCCCTCTGCCGCGGTCGCTGGGCAACATCTATCAGGAGCTCGAATCCGACCTCGGCATTCCGCCGGCCCAGCACGGAGACCTGCGCGCCTGGTCACGCCAGGGAGTCATGCTGCTCAACCGTGCTCTCACCGTCTCCCCAGGCGAACCCGCATCCCACCGCGGCAAAGGGTGGGAGGAGATCACGGAACGGGCGATCACTGCGCTGATCGAACGCGATCAGCCGCTCGTCGCCATCCTCTGGGGCCGCGATGCCAGGAACCTCGCTCCCCTGCTGACCTCGGGAACCGCCGAGGTGGCCATCATCGAATCCGCGCATCCCTCGCCTCTGTCGGCCCGCCGGGGATTCTTCGGCTCCCGCCCGTTCTCGCGCACGAACGAATTGCTCGCCCAGAAGGGCATCGACCCGATCGAATGGGCTCTGCCGGATCTGAACTGA
- a CDS encoding threonine/serine exporter family protein, which translates to MSDRELEDATTAEVRVEDPTEPGPVRGSSPAPVSGGNPEAGSQALRELLERTRLQRLAELRESSPEPQPDDVAKAAAAKAAKPERSGGRSKPRTDHLGASQRIAQRVARRTVGKLVSGTTENTQPVPIVTALKGTPYQAPVQAQEPTEDEARMILDLAADIAAMMMRAGAGTSDVEVSVIAACTACGLATVEVDLTSNTLVVHYSTSDGRLLTVMRVNRGESTHFAKLASVHKLVTDLVDGRLEFHEARSRLDAIRTQRRPFPEWFTTGAWGFMVGALVLLLGGGPVAIPLGITMAIVVFQFGKLLGRTHLPSFFITALQAASATLIATIAGDVGIIASPQYLVAAGIVLLLPTQSLYSAVQDALTNFPLTAAGRVVGVFMTLAGIVSGIALGIVCGQAIGLSHIEVLVPKTSPHVVTAILSMVAAAVVSMSGAVAMSARRRFILPAALVGLASHITMMSLTLLDIDNVLASLLAATVTGFLSRPLALRLGAPAIVLMIPGIYTLLQGLSIFTAVYQIASESENVSFAVGLSSLFTAILANAALAVGAVLGSYLALPLKNLKSQSSAEEKVEEVRSGEPATAVIDSVQPGGAKTQSSGPGGVRAHSGEPGGSGASDATETGPIQI; encoded by the coding sequence GTGAGCGACAGAGAACTCGAAGACGCCACCACCGCCGAGGTTCGGGTCGAGGATCCGACCGAGCCGGGTCCTGTCCGCGGCTCGTCCCCGGCTCCGGTCTCCGGCGGCAACCCGGAGGCCGGATCCCAGGCTCTGCGGGAGCTGCTCGAACGCACCCGACTGCAGCGTCTGGCCGAGCTGCGGGAGTCCTCGCCGGAACCCCAGCCCGACGACGTCGCGAAGGCCGCGGCCGCGAAGGCCGCGAAGCCCGAACGCAGCGGCGGACGGTCGAAGCCCCGCACCGACCACCTCGGTGCGTCTCAGCGCATCGCTCAGAGAGTCGCTCGGCGCACCGTCGGCAAACTCGTCTCGGGCACAACGGAGAACACGCAGCCGGTGCCGATCGTCACCGCGCTCAAGGGCACTCCGTACCAGGCGCCCGTGCAGGCGCAGGAGCCGACCGAAGACGAAGCCCGGATGATCCTCGACCTCGCCGCCGATATCGCGGCGATGATGATGCGTGCCGGCGCCGGCACCAGCGATGTCGAGGTCTCCGTCATCGCCGCCTGCACCGCGTGCGGTCTGGCCACCGTCGAGGTCGATCTGACCTCGAACACTCTCGTCGTGCACTATTCGACCTCGGACGGACGTCTGCTGACGGTGATGCGGGTCAACCGCGGTGAGTCCACGCATTTCGCGAAGCTCGCCTCGGTGCACAAGCTCGTCACCGACCTCGTCGACGGACGGTTGGAGTTCCATGAGGCACGCAGCCGTCTCGACGCGATACGGACGCAGCGGCGACCGTTTCCCGAATGGTTCACCACCGGTGCCTGGGGCTTCATGGTCGGTGCCCTCGTCCTGCTCCTCGGGGGAGGCCCGGTCGCGATTCCCCTCGGTATCACGATGGCGATCGTCGTGTTCCAGTTCGGCAAACTGCTCGGGCGCACCCACCTGCCGTCGTTCTTCATCACGGCGCTGCAGGCCGCCTCGGCGACCCTCATCGCCACCATCGCCGGCGATGTCGGCATCATCGCCTCACCGCAGTACCTCGTGGCAGCCGGCATCGTCCTGCTGCTGCCGACGCAGTCGCTGTATTCGGCGGTTCAGGACGCGCTGACGAACTTCCCGCTGACCGCAGCCGGGCGGGTGGTCGGAGTGTTCATGACTCTGGCCGGCATCGTCTCCGGCATCGCCCTGGGAATCGTCTGCGGTCAGGCCATCGGGCTCAGCCATATCGAAGTGCTCGTGCCGAAGACGAGTCCGCATGTGGTCACGGCGATCCTGTCGATGGTCGCAGCGGCCGTGGTGTCGATGTCCGGGGCAGTGGCCATGTCGGCCAGACGCCGATTCATCCTTCCCGCCGCGCTGGTCGGACTCGCATCGCACATCACGATGATGTCGCTGACGCTGTTGGACATCGACAATGTGCTCGCCAGTCTGCTGGCGGCCACCGTCACCGGTTTCCTGTCGCGACCTCTGGCGCTGCGACTGGGAGCGCCGGCGATCGTGCTCATGATCCCCGGCATCTACACCCTGCTGCAGGGTTTGTCGATCTTCACCGCCGTCTATCAGATCGCATCGGAGTCGGAGAACGTCTCCTTCGCTGTGGGTCTGTCCTCGCTGTTCACCGCGATCCTGGCGAATGCGGCACTCGCAGTCGGTGCCGTGCTCGGCAGCTATCTGGCGCTGCCGCTGAAGAATCTCAAGAGTCAGAGTTCGGCCGAGGAGAAGGTCGAGGAGGTGCGCAGCGGCGAGCCCGCGACCGCAGTCATCGACTCGGTGCAGCCGGGAGGGGCGAAGACCCAGTCGAGTGGGCCCGGAGGAGTGAGGGCCCACTCGGGTGAGCCCGGAGGTTCGGGAGCCTCAGACGCGACCGAGACCGGCCCGATTCAGATCTGA
- a CDS encoding amidohydrolase has protein sequence MYRSVPVPADTDFVITNARIVPVADASGNRAESIGSGTLTVRDGRITEVAPGPVDTSSLPADTEVIDAGGRWVLPGFVEAHGHLGVHEDGEGWSGDDTNEMTDPNGAGLRALDSIDPTDLGFKDALRGGVTSALIKPGSGNPIGGRTAFLKTWGRIVDEMLVTQDLSVKSALGENPKRVYGEKKVTPSTRMGTVKIIRDAFVEARNYQAKRAQAEAEGTPFDRDLVKETLADVLDGKLAFDQHCHRADDIATAIRLSEEFGYRLVINHGTEGHKIADFIAAKGIDVILGPLMTSRSKVELRDRTLATAASLAEAGVRIALTTDHPVIPINFLIHEASLAVKEGLDPVVAIEALTINPAAIFGLEDRLGSLAVGRDADLVIWSGDPLDLNSRAETVFVSGRRVFDYDAASGTAHVADPLGPTLISEP, from the coding sequence ATGTATCGCTCAGTCCCGGTCCCCGCAGACACAGATTTCGTCATCACGAACGCGCGGATCGTGCCCGTGGCAGATGCGTCCGGCAACCGCGCCGAGTCGATCGGATCGGGCACGCTCACGGTCCGGGACGGTCGCATCACCGAGGTGGCTCCCGGCCCCGTCGACACCTCTTCCCTCCCAGCGGACACCGAGGTCATCGATGCCGGCGGACGCTGGGTCCTGCCCGGTTTCGTCGAAGCTCACGGTCACCTCGGCGTGCATGAGGACGGCGAGGGCTGGTCCGGTGACGATACGAACGAGATGACCGATCCCAACGGGGCGGGCCTGCGCGCGCTCGACAGCATCGATCCCACCGACCTCGGATTCAAGGATGCGCTGCGCGGGGGTGTCACCTCGGCGCTCATCAAACCCGGTTCCGGCAATCCCATCGGCGGTCGCACCGCCTTCCTCAAAACCTGGGGCCGCATCGTCGACGAAATGCTCGTGACACAGGACCTGTCCGTGAAATCCGCGCTCGGCGAGAACCCGAAACGCGTGTACGGGGAGAAGAAGGTCACCCCGTCGACGAGGATGGGCACCGTCAAGATCATCCGCGACGCCTTCGTCGAGGCACGGAACTACCAGGCCAAACGCGCCCAGGCGGAAGCCGAGGGCACCCCGTTCGACCGTGACCTGGTCAAGGAGACACTGGCCGACGTCCTCGACGGCAAGCTCGCGTTCGACCAGCACTGCCACCGCGCCGACGACATCGCCACCGCCATCCGGCTGTCCGAGGAATTCGGGTACCGCCTCGTCATCAACCACGGGACCGAAGGCCACAAGATCGCCGACTTCATCGCCGCCAAGGGCATCGACGTCATTCTCGGACCTCTGATGACCTCCCGGTCGAAGGTCGAACTGCGCGACCGCACCCTGGCCACCGCGGCTTCGCTGGCCGAGGCGGGGGTGCGCATCGCGCTGACCACCGACCATCCGGTCATCCCGATCAACTTCCTCATCCACGAAGCCTCCCTCGCGGTGAAGGAGGGCCTCGACCCGGTCGTCGCGATCGAAGCGCTGACGATCAACCCGGCCGCGATCTTCGGCCTCGAGGACCGCCTCGGCTCCTTGGCCGTGGGCCGCGATGCCGATCTCGTCATCTGGTCGGGAGACCCCCTCGATCTCAACTCCCGCGCCGAGACCGTCTTCGTCTCCGGCCGTCGCGTCTTCGACTATGACGCCGCCTCAGGAACCGCGCACGTCGCCGACCCGCTCGGCCCGACACTCATCAGCGAGCCGTGA
- a CDS encoding IS110 family transposase, whose translation MTIISHLYAFVVGVDTHAKNHVYSVLTKSGEHIDTATFPTTKAGIKRALTWAGRRTGGDLETLWVIEGIGTYGAILADHVAEAGYTVAEAASMNARDRHATGKDDRIDARRIAGAVLSLDESRLRFPRQADGPRQGLRILVKARESMTREKTRTINALTALLRGHDLGVDARRKLSVVTIQTVAKWRIRDESVALTEARREAIRLAKRVVELDAEIKDYAARIEALVKDSPGAALLAEPGIGPITAAVFYLAWSHHGRVRSEAAFAKLAGVCPIPASSGNVVRFRLNRSGDRRLNSALYMVAVTRLSHHKKSQAYMARRLSEGKTKKETIRCMKRSLARSVYRILEATNPIGQAA comes from the coding sequence ATGACTATCATCTCGCATTTATACGCGTTTGTCGTTGGCGTCGACACCCACGCGAAGAACCACGTCTACAGTGTCCTCACCAAGTCTGGTGAGCACATCGATACTGCCACGTTCCCGACGACAAAAGCCGGCATCAAACGAGCCCTGACGTGGGCCGGGCGTCGTACCGGCGGGGACCTTGAGACCCTGTGGGTGATCGAGGGTATCGGCACGTACGGGGCGATCCTGGCCGATCATGTCGCCGAGGCCGGGTACACGGTCGCCGAGGCTGCCAGCATGAATGCTCGCGACCGGCATGCCACGGGCAAGGACGACCGGATCGATGCCCGACGGATCGCTGGCGCGGTCCTGTCGCTGGATGAGTCGCGGCTGCGGTTTCCCCGGCAGGCTGATGGGCCGCGTCAGGGACTGCGGATCCTGGTCAAGGCGCGGGAGTCCATGACTCGGGAGAAGACCCGGACGATCAATGCGCTCACTGCGCTGTTGCGTGGTCATGACCTCGGTGTCGATGCGCGTCGGAAATTGTCTGTCGTCACGATTCAGACGGTGGCGAAGTGGCGGATCAGGGACGAGTCTGTGGCACTGACCGAGGCTCGTCGGGAAGCCATCCGGTTAGCCAAACGTGTCGTCGAGCTCGATGCCGAAATCAAGGACTACGCCGCCCGGATCGAGGCCTTGGTCAAGGACAGTCCGGGGGCGGCGTTGCTGGCTGAGCCGGGGATCGGTCCGATCACTGCGGCTGTGTTCTACCTGGCGTGGTCGCATCATGGGCGGGTGCGTTCCGAGGCTGCGTTCGCGAAGTTGGCGGGGGTCTGTCCGATACCGGCGTCGTCGGGGAATGTGGTGAGGTTCCGGCTGAATCGCAGTGGTGATCGTCGGTTGAATTCTGCGTTGTACATGGTGGCAGTCACGCGGCTTTCTCACCATAAGAAGTCCCAGGCGTACATGGCTAGACGGCTGAGTGAGGGGAAGACGAAGAAGGAGACGATCCGGTGTATGAAGCGTAGTTTGGCCCGTTCGGTGTATCGGATTCTCGAGGCCACGAACCCGATCGGTCAAGCCGCTTGA
- a CDS encoding SGNH/GDSL hydrolase family protein, with product MLEPITSYVAIGDSFSEGLMDPDPRVEDRYRGWTDRLALMLTESAVGSPDLFYANLAIRGRLLDRIVDDQVPQVLEMKPDLVSLCAGGNDCLRPKADIDALAAKFERAVIALREAGIEVLMCNGFDTEFSTPLIRAVRPRVGIYNAHLWSIAQRHGCHMVDLWGLRSLYAAQMWADDRIHLSTEGHHLVAEQALATLESGRSLPVKGFGVPARPTRAIREVMSEESRWAREYLAPWVGRRLRGQSSGDTLDPKLPELTRVRDLVERSREVDRARGAGGAEVPGAADAAGRSDTADLTDSGGTRADETGVGEVNTPRDSDR from the coding sequence ATGCTTGAGCCGATCACCTCATACGTCGCAATCGGAGACTCGTTCAGTGAGGGTCTGATGGATCCCGACCCACGGGTCGAGGACCGGTACCGCGGGTGGACCGACCGGCTCGCGCTCATGCTCACGGAGTCCGCGGTGGGCAGCCCGGACCTGTTCTATGCCAATCTGGCCATCCGAGGTCGGCTGCTCGACCGCATCGTCGATGACCAGGTGCCGCAGGTTCTCGAGATGAAGCCGGACCTCGTGAGCCTGTGCGCCGGCGGCAACGACTGCCTGCGCCCGAAGGCCGATATCGATGCCCTGGCCGCGAAGTTCGAACGCGCTGTGATCGCCCTGCGTGAAGCCGGCATCGAAGTGCTCATGTGCAACGGCTTCGATACCGAGTTCAGCACCCCGCTCATCCGTGCGGTGCGTCCTCGAGTGGGAATCTACAATGCGCATCTATGGTCGATCGCGCAGCGTCACGGCTGCCATATGGTCGATCTCTGGGGGCTGCGTTCGCTCTACGCCGCGCAGATGTGGGCCGATGACCGCATCCATCTGTCGACGGAGGGCCACCACCTCGTCGCCGAGCAGGCTCTGGCCACCCTGGAGAGCGGCCGCTCCCTGCCGGTCAAGGGCTTCGGCGTTCCCGCCCGTCCGACGCGGGCGATCCGCGAAGTGATGAGCGAGGAGTCGCGGTGGGCCCGTGAGTACCTGGCCCCCTGGGTCGGTCGCCGACTGCGCGGACAGTCCTCCGGTGACACGCTCGACCCGAAGCTGCCCGAACTCACCCGCGTCCGCGACCTCGTCGAACGCTCGCGCGAGGTCGACCGCGCACGTGGGGCCGGCGGGGCCGAGGTGCCTGGCGCGGCGGACGCTGCCGGCCGGTCGGACACGGCCGACCTGACCGACTCAGGCGGAACTCGCGCCGACGAGACCGGCGTCGGTGAGGTGAACACGCCTCGGGATTCCGACCGATGA
- a CDS encoding alpha/beta hydrolase, with translation MSVESVRIPELSAAGAAMAPFFRHVYGDSPEQFVEVFGDPAAASATVVFVHGGYFRPSTDLAHARPLARALAESGVLVASVEYRRLGGQPLLLDDVTAGIDSVCAELPRWGVSEHARQNLIVSGHSAGGCLVLAWASHLPEEGPRIRLRPLAPVTDLLREVEAGLGDGAVLDYMGVRPEDDRQAYLRHDPRSRAVCIPARVDVHSIHGDADATVDIEFSRVFPAALTGLAGANHADVIDPDSPFFPQVRSLLLG, from the coding sequence ATGAGCGTCGAGTCCGTGCGCATTCCCGAACTCTCAGCCGCCGGGGCCGCCATGGCGCCGTTCTTCCGCCACGTCTACGGGGACTCCCCCGAGCAGTTCGTCGAGGTCTTCGGTGACCCGGCGGCCGCCTCGGCGACGGTGGTCTTCGTCCACGGAGGCTACTTCCGGCCCAGCACCGACCTGGCCCATGCCCGGCCGTTGGCTCGGGCGTTGGCCGAGTCCGGGGTGCTCGTCGCCTCCGTCGAGTATCGACGACTCGGCGGTCAGCCGCTCCTGCTCGACGATGTCACCGCGGGCATCGATTCGGTGTGCGCCGAACTTCCGCGCTGGGGAGTCAGCGAACACGCGAGGCAGAATCTGATCGTCTCGGGCCACTCGGCCGGTGGCTGCCTCGTCCTCGCCTGGGCCTCGCATCTGCCCGAGGAGGGACCGCGGATCCGTCTGCGCCCTCTGGCACCGGTGACCGATCTGCTGCGGGAAGTCGAGGCGGGCCTCGGGGATGGAGCGGTGTTGGACTATATGGGGGTGCGCCCCGAGGATGATCGGCAGGCGTATCTGCGCCACGATCCGCGTTCGCGCGCGGTCTGCATCCCGGCACGCGTCGATGTGCATTCGATCCACGGGGATGCCGATGCCACCGTCGACATCGAGTTCTCCCGCGTCTTCCCCGCCGCCCTGACCGGGCTGGCCGGGGCGAACCATGCCGATGTCATCGACCCCGATTCTCCGTTCTTCCCGCAGGTGAGGAGCCTGCTGCTCGGCTGA
- a CDS encoding tryptophan 2,3-dioxygenase family protein yields the protein MTDTNHDPGSDARTTAEKNERDLEAGVHTDLKESMTYGSYLDLDRLLGAQHPVSSPEHHDELLFIIQHQTTELWFRLVIHELLDARRLIADDELQTALKRIARVKHIQKTLTEQWSVLATLTPSEYVGFRDQLGRASGFQSWQYRAVEFLLGNKNRAMLPVFDGEPEARAALEQYLEEPSIYDEFLACLARRGLPVPQRLLDRDKSVAHTFDEELCDVFRIIYENPQKYWQEYESCEELVDLEENFQIWRYRHMRTVLRIIGMKRGTGGSSGVGFLQKALDLTFFPELFDIRTGIENGPGISPKGV from the coding sequence ATGACCGACACCAACCATGACCCGGGCAGCGACGCTCGGACGACGGCCGAGAAGAACGAACGAGACCTCGAAGCCGGGGTCCACACCGACCTCAAGGAGTCGATGACCTACGGGTCGTATCTCGACCTCGACCGGCTCCTGGGCGCCCAGCACCCCGTCAGCAGTCCCGAACATCACGACGAGCTGCTCTTCATCATCCAGCACCAGACCACGGAGCTGTGGTTCAGGCTCGTCATCCACGAGCTCCTGGACGCCCGGCGCCTCATCGCCGACGATGAGCTGCAGACCGCGCTCAAACGCATCGCCCGCGTCAAACACATCCAGAAGACCCTGACCGAGCAGTGGTCGGTGCTCGCCACGCTGACGCCGAGCGAATACGTCGGGTTCCGCGACCAGCTCGGCCGAGCCTCCGGCTTCCAGTCCTGGCAGTACCGGGCCGTGGAATTCCTGCTCGGCAACAAGAACCGCGCCATGCTCCCGGTCTTCGACGGAGAGCCCGAGGCACGTGCGGCTCTCGAACAGTACTTGGAGGAGCCGAGCATCTACGACGAGTTCCTCGCCTGTCTGGCCCGGCGCGGACTTCCGGTGCCGCAGCGGCTGCTCGATCGGGACAAGTCGGTCGCCCACACCTTCGACGAGGAACTGTGCGATGTCTTCCGCATCATCTACGAGAACCCGCAGAAGTACTGGCAGGAATACGAGAGCTGCGAAGAGCTCGTCGACCTCGAGGAGAACTTCCAGATCTGGCGCTACCGGCACATGCGCACGGTGCTGCGGATCATCGGCATGAAACGCGGAACGGGCGGCTCGAGCGGAGTCGGATTCCTGCAGAAGGCGCTCGATCTGACGTTCTTCCCCGAACTCTTCGATATCCGCACCGGCATCGAGAACGGGCCGGGCATCAGCCCCAAAGGGGTCTGA
- a CDS encoding protealysin inhibitor emfourin: MNEKPAEGFGRLLVERSGGIGGMLLVWEVDIDASSRRDDLGPRIADLPWSDGGQSDDAPQSTGADRFAYLIESRFGRVRFGESQMPPEWKQLVDEVRDVAEPQRRQPG, translated from the coding sequence GTGAACGAGAAGCCTGCGGAGGGCTTCGGGCGTCTGCTCGTCGAACGCTCGGGCGGGATCGGCGGGATGCTGCTCGTCTGGGAAGTCGACATCGACGCGAGCAGTCGGCGCGATGACCTCGGCCCGCGCATCGCCGATCTTCCCTGGTCCGACGGCGGGCAGAGTGATGATGCGCCGCAGTCCACGGGGGCTGACCGTTTCGCCTATCTCATCGAAAGCCGGTTCGGGCGAGTGCGCTTCGGCGAGTCCCAGATGCCGCCGGAATGGAAGCAGCTGGTCGACGAAGTGCGGGACGTCGCCGAACCGCAGAGGCGGCAACCCGGCTGA